One Trichoderma atroviride chromosome 7, complete sequence DNA segment encodes these proteins:
- a CDS encoding uncharacterized protein (EggNog:ENOG41), whose amino-acid sequence MAASFSLDEKRFVLAEMIKCSTVDVEMLIRFVESNVSDPNWMTMQIPSGRNLEQCMQVANRSPTAPNHRSAMSQNDHLANSGMNHPRQIAPRTSPGGQTPGAMPMSPVNMPPWPPADGVEDRRALPYEAPNAAPAPRKRGRPSRVDRSTAVPPRLANIAPRPPQSASGSNTPRPILPAIQRPADTAARSSQPPPPAHVPLLLDSPPSKKRRKTSAGAVSVSTPPPLPAITTPPASVDHEKRPRELSEANTIHVRENIREMGQVPSPRPMPLEPEPRHHASLMPVVASTASSQIKA is encoded by the exons atggctgcttctttcaGCTTGGACGAAAAG CGATTTGTTCTCGCGGAGATGATCAAATGCAGTACCGTTGATGTCGAGATGTTGATACGATTTGTGGAGTCAAACGTGTCCGATCCCAACTGGATGACGATGCAAATCCCGTCAG GCCGCAATCTGGAACAGTGCATGCAAGTCGCGAACCGGTCACCGACAGCCCCAAACCACAGATCCGCAATGTCTCAAAACGATCATCTGGCCAACAGTGGTATGAATCATCCAAGACAGATTGCGCCGAGAACCAGTCCTGGTGGCCAAACCCCTGGGGCTATGCCAATGTCGCCCGTCAATATGCCTCCGTGGCCGCCAGccgatggtgttgaggatAGGCGAGCACTGCCCTACGAAGCTCCAAATGCTGCCCCTGCTCCCCGAAAGAGAGGGCGTCCTTCGCGAGTGGACAGAAGCACAGCTGTGCCTCCTCGTCTTGCCAACATCGCCCCCAGACCTCCTCAGTCTGCTTCAGGCTCCAACACGCCTCGGCCTATTCTCCCGGCTATCCAGCGCCCAGCTGATACTGCTGCTCGAAGTTCTCAGCCGCCACCCCCCGCGCACGTCCCGCTACTGCTCGACTCTCCCCCGAgtaagaagaggagaaagacgAGCGCAGGTGCGGTTTCAGTCTCCACCCCGCCTCCTCTCCCTGCTATTACCACACCTCCTGCGTCGGTGGATCATGAGAAACGACCG CGAGAGCTGAGCGAGGCAAATACCATACACGTGCGCGAGAATATACGTGAGATGGGACAAGTACCATCCCCTCGCCCAATGCCACTGGAACCGGAGCCGCGGCATCATGCCTCCCTCATGCCTGTAGTAGCATCTACGGCATCATCTCAAATCAAAGCGTAA